The Streptomyces sp. NBC_00775 genome includes the window GCCACCCAGGCCGTCCTCGTCGACAAGAAGAGCGGCGTCACCTCCCTCGCCGATGTGAAGGCGAAGGGCAAGAAGCTCGGTGCCCAGGCGCAGACGACCGGCGAGGACTACGCGAAGAAGCAGGGCTTCGACCCGGTCTCCTTCGAGTCCTCCGACGCGGTCCTCAGCGGTCTGCGCAGTGGCCAGGTGCAGGCCGTCATCATCGACTACCCGGTCGTCCAGGGCTGGCTCAAGGACAAGGCGAACGCCGACGCCTTCAAGGTGGTGGACAACCTCAACACCGGTGAGCAGTACGGCTTCACGGTGAAGAAGGGCAACACCAAGCTCCTCGCCGCCATCAACAAGGCGATCAAGGACGCGAAGGCCGACGGCACCTACAAGAAGCTCTACGAGCAGTGGATCGGCCCGTACGACGCGTCCGCGGCCGCCGCCTCCCCGTCCGCCTCATGAGCGGTGCCGACGCACAAGTCCAGCCCCGCAAAACAGGATTGACCCGGCGTCAGAAGCGCGCCCTGTCACGTGGCGCGCAGTACGTCGTCTTCGTCGCCGTCGTGATCGCCTTCGCGGTCACGGCCGACTGGGGGCGTCTGAAGAACCAGTTCGCGCAGTGGGACCTGGTCAAGCAGATGTTCCCGGACGTCATCACGCTGGCGCTGAAGAACACCGTGCTCTACACGATGTCCGGCTTCGTCGTCGGTCTCGTGCTCGGCATGGTCATCGCCCTGATGCGGCTGTCCCCGGTGGGCCCGTACCGCTGGGTCGCCGGCATCTACATCGAGATCTTCCGCGGCCTGCCCGCCCTGCTGATCTTCGTCTTCGTGGGCGTCGCCGTGCCCCTCGCCTTCCCCGGTACGGAGATCCCGGGCGGCACATACGGCAAGGTGGCGCTCGCGCTCGGACTGGTCTCGGCCGCGTACATGGCCGAGACGATCCGCGCGGGCATCCAGGCGGTGCCCAAGGGGCAGATGGAGGCGGCCCGTTCGCTGGGCTTCTCGCATGCGCGGGCCATGGTCTCGATCATCATCCCGCAGGCGTTCCGCATCGTGATCCCGCCGCTCACCAACGAACTCGTCCTCCTCTTCAAGGACTCCTCGCTGGTGCTGTTCCTCGGCGTCACCCTGGAGGAGCGCGAACTCACCAAGTTCGGACGCGACTTGGCCAGCCAGACCGCCAACTCCACGCCGATCCTGGTCGCGGGCCTGTGCTATCTGCTGGTCACCGTGCCCCTCGGATTCGTCGTACGCCGCCTGGAGGCCAAGGCCGGGGAGGCCACCAAGTGAGTACGTCCCAGACGCCGGAGGTCCAGGTCAAGGACCTGCACAAGTCCTTCGGTGACAACGAGGTCCTGCGCGGCATCGACCTGGAGGTCGGACAGGGCGAGGTCGTCTGCGTCATCGGCCCTTCGGGGTCCGGCAAATCGACCCTCCTGCGCTGCGTGAACCTCCTTGAGGAGCCCAGCAAGGGCCAGGTCTTCGTCGGCGGTACGGAGGTCACGCACCCGGACGTCGACATCGACGCCGTACGCCGCCGTATCGGCATGGTCTTCCAGCAGTTCAACCTCTTCCCGCATCTGTCGGTGACCGAGAACCTCACGCTGCCGCAGCGCCGGGTGCTCAAGCGGGACAAGGCCGAGGCCGCCCGGACCGCCGCCGAGAACCTCCGCCGCGTGGGCCTGTCCGAGAAGGCGGACGCGTACCCCTCGTC containing:
- a CDS encoding amino acid ABC transporter ATP-binding protein, producing MSTSQTPEVQVKDLHKSFGDNEVLRGIDLEVGQGEVVCVIGPSGSGKSTLLRCVNLLEEPSKGQVFVGGTEVTHPDVDIDAVRRRIGMVFQQFNLFPHLSVTENLTLPQRRVLKRDKAEAARTAAENLRRVGLSEKADAYPSSLSGGQQQRVAIARALAMGPEVMLFDEPTSALDPELVGDVLAVMRRLADEGMTMMVVTHEMTFAREVADRVVFMDGGVIVEDGTPAQVIGNPSHERTRHFLSRLLDPAMADMENTEEEAEKGP
- a CDS encoding amino acid ABC transporter permease; amino-acid sequence: MSGADAQVQPRKTGLTRRQKRALSRGAQYVVFVAVVIAFAVTADWGRLKNQFAQWDLVKQMFPDVITLALKNTVLYTMSGFVVGLVLGMVIALMRLSPVGPYRWVAGIYIEIFRGLPALLIFVFVGVAVPLAFPGTEIPGGTYGKVALALGLVSAAYMAETIRAGIQAVPKGQMEAARSLGFSHARAMVSIIIPQAFRIVIPPLTNELVLLFKDSSLVLFLGVTLEERELTKFGRDLASQTANSTPILVAGLCYLLVTVPLGFVVRRLEAKAGEATK
- a CDS encoding transporter substrate-binding domain-containing protein is translated as MNPERTVPGRRTRILAATTATAGLLLVAGCSSDSGGGNATASGVPVVKAGQLTTCTHLPYPPFQSEIDGKVQGFDVSMIDLVAKNLGVKQEIVDTPFENFKTGAFLNSEQCDLAAAGMTITPERKKNVDFSDPYFDATQAVLVDKKSGVTSLADVKAKGKKLGAQAQTTGEDYAKKQGFDPVSFESSDAVLSGLRSGQVQAVIIDYPVVQGWLKDKANADAFKVVDNLNTGEQYGFTVKKGNTKLLAAINKAIKDAKADGTYKKLYEQWIGPYDASAAAASPSAS